The proteins below are encoded in one region of Delphinus delphis chromosome 4, mDelDel1.2, whole genome shotgun sequence:
- the LOC132424291 gene encoding keratin-associated protein 21-1-like, protein MFCNYYSNSCDYRCGNSYDCGFSPYYGCGYGYGYGCAYGSYYGCGYVSGPGYCNYRPGMNGMLCQLLTVYKGPWEADDTHASETSSCKPSESTSINNMCCKYYGNFCGYGCGNSYGCGFNPYYGYGYGTRYGCRYDCGYGTSYGCGYGFCCGCGYGTLYGCGYGSRYGCGYGTRCGCGYGSGYCSYWTVCYRRCYSSCC, encoded by the exons ATGTTTTGCAACTACTACAGCAATTCCTGTGACTACAGGTGTGGAAACAGCTATGACTGTGGATTTAGTCCCTATTATGGCTGTGGATATGGCTATGGATATGGCTGTGCATATGGCTCCTACTATGGCTGTGGATATGTCTCTGGCCCTGGCTACTGCAACTACCGGCCA GGAATGAATGGTATGCTCTGCCAATTACTGACAGTATATAAAGGTCCGTGGGAAGCAGATGACACACATGCTTCAGAAACATCCTCTTGTAAACCATCTGAATCCACTTCCATTAACAACATGTGTTGCAAGTACTATGGCAACTTCTGTGGCTATGGCTGTGGAAACAGCTATGGCTGTGGATTTAACCCCTATTATGGCTATGGATATGGCACTAGATATGGCTGTAGATATGACTGTGGCTATGGAACCAGTTATGGCTGTGGATATGGTTTCTGCTGTGGCTGTGGATATGGGACTCTCTATGGCTGTGGATATGGCTCGCGTTATGGCTGTGGTTATGGAACCAGATGTGGCTGTGGATACGGCTCTGGCTACTGCAGCTACTGGACAGTTTGCTATAGGAGATGTTATTCTTCTTGCTGCTAG